The genomic interval GGACACCGTCGTTGTGAATCCACCCTGGATGATATATGAGGTGTATGACTACAGTTCTTACATTTATGAGACCGTTACCCTGGAATATATCAATGAGCTCTATCCTGTCACACAGGAGGTATTGTCGCAGCCAACAATGGGCCTGGGCGTTCCATTTTATCCGCTGGATAACTACCATACCAGTACAGGCATGCGTACCGATGATCCGATCAATATACAGTTCTATTATCTGATGGTGCCACCCTGGAACCTGAAAAATTATACAGGAGAAAGGTCTGTTTGTGCCAGTTCAAAACTACGCCTTGTCTCGATCGGCGATAACATGACCAACCCCGAAAACAACGATTATTACGAGGGTTATTATGTACTGGAATACAATGTTGGTCCGGACCTCAGTACAGGATGGAAAGCCATAGATTCCGTATCTGACCGGTATGGTGATGGATTTACCATTACACCCGCTCAGGCGATCCCGGAGGTAGCGAATACCAAACGAAACGTATGGTTCCGGCACAGGCAGAAAGCGGTGTACAACCATGGCGCTACGGTGCTCTATTCCCGCTGGTCACAACCTTCAGATGCTATCGAAATATCGCCTGCACCTCCAACTGTAGAAACTAACCAGATCTTCAAAACAACCGGCTGCTATAACGAAGGCGGAGGCACCATTACGATACCTGGTTCCGCTATCCATACAGGTTTCAGTAGCATACGCTGGACCCTCAGGAAAGGGATTGTCTCAACACCCTGTGACCCTGATCTGTCTAACCCGGGGTCTAACTGTGGCGACCTGCTGGCCCAAAGCAATGGCGCAGTTCCGGTGTCTGGCAGCATTACTATCGACAATGTTCCCAAAGGCACTTACACACTCTGGGTATTCAATCCCGGCGAAACGACCGGTAGCTGTATGACGCCCTATTACATTACTATAGAGGAATACGCTCCCTTAACAGCTGCAGAAAACACCAGCCAGCATAAAAACATCAGCTGCTATGGTGGCAGTGATGGCGCCATCAGTATCAGCGCCGACGGTGCAGATACAAATGCGGCGTATTACTTTGAGCTGCGCTCCGGTAGTACCGTTGTGCGCGCACAGGAGGAAGGTGTCAACAAAAGCATACTATGGGAGCACCTGCCCGCAGGTACCTACCAGGCAATTGTAAGAAATGCCCAATGTACCAACAGCGCACCACCGGTAAATATCGTGTTGCAGGAACCTGTCAGGGTAAGTGGTAACCTGGTCAGTAATGATCCTACCTGCACCTCACCGGGCAATGGCGCTATCTCCATGGCCGCGGCTGCCACCGGCAATTACGAATTTCAACTTTACCAGAATGGCTCGGTCGTAAAGACATCAGGCGTGCTGAATAATACGGGTACCTATACCTTCACAGACCTGCCGGGCGGCACCTATCGCGCGGTAATTATGAACAGCGATGCGCCTCTTTGTACGGGCTGGGACAGTACTGTTACTTTACGGGCACTATCTCCTTTAGGAGTAGCACTCTCCTCCTCCGACTCTGTTAGTTGTTCCGGCGGCAATGACGGACGCCTGCAATTCACGGCGAGTGGGGGTACGGGCCAATATCAGTACACATTGAACGGTATCAGCAACACCACCGGTCTTTTCACAGGTCTTGGCGCAGGTGCTTATACGGTTACTGTCAGCAACCAGGACAACACCTGCAGCGATGCAGTTGCATTAGCCGCCACTGTGTATCAGCGCGCAGCATTGAACGTACAGCTATCCACAACACCCCTCAGCTGCTATGGTCAGGCAGATGCGCTTATCAGCGCCGATGTGAACGGGGGCTCCGGCAATTATAACTATCGCTGGCAACAGCTGAAAAACGGCATATGGACAGACGGCGCCATCTGGTACGGTACAGATACCAGGATCGATGCGCTGGATGCAGGTTCCTATCGCCTAATCCTTACTGATAATAAAGCGACGGGGTGCAGTGTCACTTCTGCAGAAAGTACAATACCCGCGCTTACTGAATTGAAGATCACCAGCGTACAGGTACAGGATGCCGTTTGCCTCGCAGATGGCGCACATATCAGCATGAGCGGCGCTGGTGGCACGCCTGCTTATCTGTATGAATGGTCTACCGACAATGGTAACACTTATCAAACCTTTACACCTGGTACTGCCATTACACGATCTGGCGTTTATAAACTCAGGCTGACAGACGCGCACGGTTGCACCGTCGACGCGGAGAAAAGCTACACAGTTATACTGCCAGACCAGCCTCTGAGCTTTACCTATCAGCTTTCAGATTACCACGGGTACAATGTAGGCTGTGCAGGTGGTAATAACGGCTATATCGATATTACAGCTGCCGGTGGCAATGGCGCCGGCTACCAGGGCTATTTATATGCCATAGATAATGGCAGCTATGGCGCCAATGCACACATTGAAAGTATCAGGGCCGGCATGCATACGGTACAGGTAAAAGACGACCGGAATTGTGTAAGCAGTCAGCAGGTGAATTTCACAGCTCCTGCCAGCACTATCTCGCTGAAAGTGCTTAGCAAAACACACAACGGTTGCGGTGCAGATCCTGCAGGGCAGATCACACTGCAAGCCACCGGAGGCAATCAACCCTATACTTATTCATTGAACGATGGGCCATGGCAAAGCGATGCTACTTTCAGCAAGCTGGTAGCGGGCGATTACAAAGTGGCCGTACAGGATGCAGCAGGTTGTATGAACAGCATTGACATTACACTCACGGCAGCTTTTGAACCGATCGGGATAACAGCAGATATCAGTCCTGTCAGCTGCTTCGGTTTATCTGACGGGGCCATCGCAGTGAATACCAGCGGTGGTTCCGGCCAATATACCTATCACTGGAAAACCATTACAGCAGATAGCCAGGCGAAGAACCTGCCCGCGGGAGATTATCCGCTGGAAATTACCGACAGCAAGGGCTGTAAACAAAGCGCCACCTTTAGCATAACGCAACCAACGCAACTGGTGCTCAACATTGATGCACCGGCCATCTGTGATGGTCTCAGCGATGGTAGCATTACCAGTACAGTTAGCGGCGGTACCCCGCCCTACCAATATGCTTTGGACCAGAGCAGCTGGCTGCCTGCCGGCAACTTTAAAGGTCTCGCCCCCGGCAGCTACCGCATTGATGTACAGGATGCGCACCAATGTACGCAGATGCAGCAGGTAAGCATCGCCAAAAGCAATGTGCAGCCGGAAGTGAATTTCCTTTTATCCAGCCGGATGAACGCCCGCGATACCCTGGCCGTTCGTGAGATCTGCCTGCCTGCGCCGGACGACGTTAAATGGACTTTCCATCCGGACGCCGTGTACCTGGGCATGCAGGGCGATGTACCGCTCATCAGGTTTAATAATCCGGGAACCTATTGGGTGGAGATGAATGCGATGTTCGGACAATGCTCCTATACCTTACGCAAAGAGCTTCAGATAGGCGCCTATGACCCTTCAGCCGGCCCGGCCTATACGCAACCCGTACACGTAATAGATACCGTTCTGCTGTCTCCGAACCCTAACGACGGGCATTTTAATTACAATATTAAACTGAACAGGAAACAACAGATGATCGTGTATGTCTATGACCTGAACGGCGTGATGGCTGAGAAGCGGCAATATGCGCCTACGCTTGAAGTGAACGACTCATTTACGGTGGACGGTACTGCTACCGGCATCTTCATTCTGAGGGTGATTACACAAAGCGAAAGCAGGGATGTAAGATTTATTATATCAAGATAAGCTGGCGTACGCCTGTGATACAGCAATGCATCCGGAGGCAGGCATAGGTCTGCCTGTCTTCAGATGCATTGCTGCATTTATGCTACTCCAACCATCGCATGATTTTTTTGTACCTTTAGGCCTATGCTTACAGTTAGCGATTTATATATTTATCCTGTTAAATCATTAGGAGGATTTTCCCTGCGGGAAGCCCGGCTTACAGATCGTGGTTTTACATACGACAGAAGATGGATGCTGACAGATGAGAACAACCGTTTTCTCTCTCAGCGGGAAGTACCTGCCATGGCATTGTTGCAGGTCAGCCTCGGGGAGGAACACCTGCGCATCACCAATAAAAAAACAGGAGATCTTATCATGATCCCTTTTGCGCCGCTGACAACAACAAGCATCATGGTATCTGTATGGAATGACAATTGTATAGGTCAGCGCGTAAGTGACGAAGCAGATGCCTGGTTTAGCCGTCAGCTGGAGAGGTCCTGCAGATTGGTATACATGCCCGACAGTACGCAAAGGACCGTAGACGCCGCCTATGCCCACAATAAAGAGGTCACCAGTTTTTCTGATGGTTATCCCCTGCTGATCATTGGCCAGGCTTCTCTTGATGATCTGAATAGCAGGCTGGCGTCTCCGCTGCCGATGAATCGTTTCAGACCGAATATCGTATTTACAGGAGGTACTCCATTCCAGGAAGACAACATGAAACAATTCAGTATTGGAGATGTACAGTTCTTCGGTGTTAAACCCTGCGCGCGCTGCGTCATTACGACTATCGACCAGGAAAGCGGTGTTAAGGCAAAAGAACCGCTGAAAACACTTAGTACCTACCGTGCAAAAGATCAGAAAATATATTTTGGCCAGAACCTCTTGTTTAACGGAAGTGGCACTATCCGGGTGGGAGATATGATCACTTTGCCATAGTCGCAAGAACATCCCTTTCCCGAAAGGCTGGACACATTGGATCCAGAAAAGCCTCTTTTCCTATTTTACTACCGGCAAGGGCATTTTTGACAAGTCGGCTACTGCATAAAATGCAGACCGCTTGTTTGAGAATCAATTCTAAGCCTTAGTTTTGCCATATAAAGATTTTGCTTATATGGCTTTACGCATTAATCCATTTTCCAGGATCAATAACGATACTGGTTTTGGCAACAATTCCAACAGTTATGTAGGCCGTTTTATAAACCGGGACGGCACATTTAACCTGCGGAAGGAAGGGCTGCCGGTCTGGGAACGGATGAGCATCTACCATACCCTGCTCAACCTGCCCGCCTGGAAATTTTTCTGTGCCATCATCATCTTTTTCGTGTCTATTAACCTGGGCTATACGCTTATCTACCTGGCAATTGGTGCGAATGAATTTCAGGGTATAATGGGCACATCGAAATGGCAGGTGTTCAAGGAGGTCTATTTTTTCAGTACGGAGACCTTTACCACGGTGGGTTACGGCCGCGTGAACCCTATCGGCGACGGCGTCAACCTGGTAGCATCCATCGAGGCGTTGAACGGCTTCCTGTACCTGGCCGTTTTCACGGGTTTGATCTATGGCCGTTTTTCCAAGCCGAAAGCTTTCCTGAAATTCAGCGACCATGCGGTGATAGCCCCCTACAAAGACAAAACAGGCCTGATGTTCCGCTTTGCGTCCTTCAAGGATATGCACACGCTTACCGATGTGGAAGTCAGGGCTAATATAGCGCTGCTGGTACAGGAGGATGATAAGCCACTATACCGGTTCTTCGAACTGACACTGGAACGTAGCCATATCCAGAACCTGCCCATGAACTGGACGGTGGTGCATCCCATTGACGAGAACAGCCCTCTGCTGGGTTTAAATGAAGAAGATATCAAAACAGCGGATGTAGAGATCTATGTGCTGGTGAGAGGATTTGACGATGTGTTTTCCAACTTTGTGCTGAAGCGGACCTCCTATACATGGGAGGAAATACAGTTCAACCGGCGCTTTGTGCCTATGTACCGCGAAACAGGTAATACAACGGTCCTGGAGCTACAGAAACTGAATATGACCGTTCCGGCCGATGTAAAAAAAGAGGCAGAGCGCCTGGGATGACAGGCGATGCAATTTTGCACCACTATAAATCCGTTTTTTGCCGCTTTTTCCCCGTCTTGATTGTCTTATCCTGGTATAGGTTTACACTTTTGGTGAGATAATCCGTTTGAATTTTACAATATTAAAAGATAATCCTAAAAAGGTTGTTTTCTTTAGATTTTAGTCCTGGATCAGGTTGACAGTATCTGCTGTTAATCCTGATTTTGGACCATCTTTTTTCTTGGTTCGCCATCTCCTTACTAATTCCCCTTGTTTTGTATGTGCCTGATTCGGAGTCAGATAGTCGCAGCTTGTATGAGGCCTTTGTTCATTGTAGATGCGGATAGTCTCTGCTACTATAGCAGCCGCGGCTTCATAGTTTTTAAATAACCGGTCCAGGCCAAATTCTAACTTTAATATTCCATTTACTCGCTCAGCAATGGCATTTTCATACGGGTTGCCCTTCTCGGCCATACTAATGCCGACGTGACTATCATTAAGTAATTCTATGTAGTTTTTACTACAATATTGTGACCCTCTGTCAGAGTGGTGAATCAGGCTATATTTGATGGGATTCTTTATATCCGATAAAGCCATTTTTAAGGCCTCAATAGGCCCTTCGGCCTCCAGTGATGGATGTAAGCAATAACCGACGATTTTTCTTGAATAAGCATCAGTTATCAGGCTCAAATAACAGAACCGGGAGCCTACCAAAGGAAGGTAAGTAATATCACTAACCCACACCTGGTTAGCCTGACTAAGCTTCAGCTCTTTAATCAGATTAGGATATTTTTTGAAGGGATGATTAGAATCGGTAGTCCGTATTTTCTTACGTTTTCTTTTACGGACAAGCATTCCATTTTCAGCCAACAGATTGAAAAATCGATCCCTGCCTAATTTAATTTTATGATGTTGAAGAGTTTGTGAAAGCATTCTATGAAGTTTTCTGGCGCCCAGTCGCTTTTGTGAAGCTCTGATTTGCTCCGCTTTGTCAAGAACGATGGCCATTTCCAGGCCAAATTGATGATCGCTGTTTTTCCGCTTATAAAAAGCTTGTCTGCTTTTACCAAACAGTCCGCAAACATTACCCAAATCCTTGTCCGGATAATGTTCTTTTACTCTGCAGACGGCTTGGTACCAGGCTTTTTTTGGATCTCAATATTAAATTGTTCTTCAGCAACTTCGATCATTGTCTGAAAAGCAAATGCCTTTAAATTGGCATGTTCCAGCTTTTTACGGAGTTCTTCATTTTGCTTTCTTAAAGCATCAAACTCCTTTTTTTCCTGTTCTGTCATGGCCGTAGATATTATGGGTTTTTCCAAAGTCGTTTGCCTAAGTTCGGAAGAAAAAAGAGAGTACCAATAAGCTATTTGTGGTTTAGTGATCTTATAACGAGCTGCGACCTGGCTCATGCTTTGGTCTCCGGCCATGTAATCGGCTACGACTTTGTTCATGAACGACTGCTCATATTGGAACTGTGGTCCCAGGCGTCCCTTGCGTCCACCTTTGTTCTGATTGTTTGAATTTTGCATGTTTTACACTTTTTAAGGTGTAAACCTATTTCAGGACCTGACAGATACCGCTTTTATACCGCTAATCTTACGTTAATCTTACGTTCGTGAACGTAGTATTAACGTAAGATTAGCGGTATAAAAGCGGTATAAAAGCGGTATCAAGACGGTATACGAATGTTGTCTTAGTCCTGAAAAACTTTACAGTTTCCATGGTGGTGTTCAGGATTGACTTTGCAGGTACGCAAATTAAGCTTACACGGCTATTTTTTGCTGCCTGACCTTCTTTTTGGCGATCCCTCTTCGTACCTGTGCACTGCCAATACGGATTATTACCTCATCAACTGCTCTCCAGTCCACAATACACATTGGAGAAATCCTTCTTTTCCAGGTCACTTTTATGGATCACAAAGTAAATTTCACCGGCATCCCAGAACTGAAAACCCGGATTATTATCTGAGCCAACCCTCAGGAGCACCATCCATTCCTCCGGCTTGCCTTTTTTCGCATTTGCGGCCTCCATTTCCGGCGTATCATGCTGCTTGAAGACGTGGGAGTTCATACTATGCATTGGATTGACAGAAGAGGCTTTAAATCCGTTTTTCAGTTTTTCGGTCTCTTCGTACATATCTTCCATATCTGCAAGTGCCGGATAGCGCATGCGGGTATTGTACATAACAGGTATATCAGGGTATTTCCCGGCCTTAACCCGGAAAGGCCTGTATATACCCTGATCATCATAGATGAATGCCGGTTCTATATCCAGGTCTTTTGCTGATTGCAGCTGGCTGATATCACCATCATAATAAAGTACTTCCGGCCCCATCTCCTCCTGATCCTGCAGGTCCCGGACAAAGAAATAAAGCATGCCGGTCCGCGGCAGGTAATCCTGCAGCGGCGCAATGGCGGCACAATTGATCTGGGCAATGAACTGCAGCCCTCTTTCCTGTGCATAAGCGTCGATGAAAGAAGGATAACTCAGCCCCGGGGGCAGGTCGGGCAAACCACCGAAACGATGGTTCCCCTTTTCGGTATAAGTATCTTCTACTGTTGTTTCCAGGGCTATTGATCTGCGGGTATACCTGGCCAGGCCATCCCTGAACCTGTCCAAGCCTGCGGCCCTGATCCCGTCTTCCAGCAATTGCAGTAAGGCCGGGTCATATCTCGCATAGAAACGGCTATCATCATATGGAATGGTTCCCCGACCATCTGCGCCTTTGTAGCTATAATCGAGCAGCGACATTTTCTTTGCCAGTTCCAGGTTCAGTTGAGGGATGTTTTCCACTCCTGCAGGCAGGTGTTGCAGCGGGTTGTTTTCAATATTCAGGTACCGGAGCCGGGCTACCTGTTCCGGCACTGAAATAAGCCTGTTGTTCTCCAGCACCAATGTTTCCAGGCTCTCTGCCAGGGTGGGATGAACGGATTGCAGCTGGTTGTTGCCGAGATAAAGTTTCTTTAATACAGGCAGTTGCCATATGGCAGGAGGAATACTTTCTACCCTGCTATCGGCCAGGCGGATGGTTTCCAGCTTTTTCAGGTCACCCAGCCAATCCGGCAGCCTATCCAATGCAATTACACCGGTCAGCGAGAGGTCTTTCAATTCCGTCAGCCGGCGGATTGTCCGGGGCACTTCCTTAAAACCAGCTGCCTGTTTATTATCCCGAAAATCAATTGACAATACTTGCAACCGGGTGAGTGGATGAATGAGCGCTTCCAATATACCGGGGTCAGGGTCAGTAAGCGAGAGGCGATGTACAATTCCGGGGTCGGCCGTACGCAGCTCTTCCGGGCTCAGGAAGCGGTAGTGCTCCCAGGAGAGATTGTCTATACGCAGGCTTGCGGCCACCTTCACCGGATATTTGTTAAAATGTCCAATGATGAACAGCCACCCGTTTTCCAGGACGACATCTGCCGTAAGTTCCTGAGAGTATTGAAACCCGCCTTTCCAGACATAGGTCAGGGTGGTGTTGTTCCTTTCCTGCTCAAAATGGAATTTGCCGGTAGGTATACCCGATTGATAGATCCCCCTGAAATAGAACTCAAGGTATACCCTCTTGCCGCTATAACTATTGATGATATCACTTTCCTGCGGATCCATATAGTCAGGCGCCTGTCCTTCAATTCTGACATACAGTTCACCGCCTCCTTCAGAGATGTACGCCCGGCTTTCGGCGTTCAGTGTAAATGTATGCGGGCCGATCAGCCAGTACTCCCCGCCTTCAGCAGGAATATTCTCTCCGTCATTTTCTGCATTATCTGTATTCACCCGGTATTCCGGGGAGGTAATATCTGTAGCAGCACCTTTCGCAGGAGTCCTGGCAGGTTCGTCAAAGTATTGGAGGCTTTGCCAGATCTGCTCAAACAGGGGTTCATAAAATTCACGGGAGGCAACAGTACAATCGGCGGTAATGATATATCCATATTCATCGCTGACTGGTACCAGGCCAAAATAATAGAAAATTCCTTCCGGGGATTGTGCCGTCCTGATATCGGACTTGCGCCCTGCAACCGGCAGCGTTCTATCAGCTATTACCTCAACGGTACCACGCTCTTCGAGACAGCTTTCCCGAAAGCGTGCAGTAAGGTCATTGCCTTCATAGTAATCATAGAAGCTGAGCTCCTCCATACTGATGGAGACATAGGACAAACATTTATCGCCCTCCCTGTGCTCGGCCGTGATGCTTTGCCCGAAGGTCAGGATATGCTCATATATGGACGGAAAACTAAGGCTGCATTTATCGGTTATCGTTGATTGCATAGGGCGGATCATTTGTAAATACCGGCATCAAGTATACTATTTTTTGAATGAATATGCTACAAAAAAGACCAGATCAGCCGTTTTGAGCCTGTGCTGAAATCTGATATATTATTTTATTTTTGCCTCAAATAAATGAAATGGAAGATTTTGTAATTGTAGTGAATCGCATAGAAGAGTTGCAGTCAGTGGAGGACCGTCAGGAGCTGGAGCTGATATTTGAGAAAGCGAAACGGACGATAGTGGGAGGTATGGATGTAATACTGATGAGGGAAAACAGTAGCGGCAAACGGGAAAAATTCCAGACTATCTCCAATGAACGTGATTTTGAGGATTACAGGAAACAGGTGTTCCGTTTCCTGTAAGATGATCTATAAATGACATTTACAATGCCGGCAATTATTGCTGAGGCTAAAATGCAAAACGCCGGAGCGATGATCTCCGGCGCTTTTGTTTCTAATAAGGTTTGGCCTGCCTTATCATATAGCGATACCTGAAAGAATCATGGTAAGCTCCGCATACCAGACCGCCGCGTATTACCTGTGTACTATCTTTCCTGGTAACCGGGTAGCTATCGTCGTCGTAAATATATTCGTAGGTTGTTACAGTAGAATTATCAAAATCATTATTGTATCTACCTACTGTCTTTGCCACGTTGTTGGCAGAAAAACCGAAATTAGGATCATATGGCCTGATAATGAAAAACGCAGCCTGTCTTGAGCCATAGTTTACCTTATCAATTTTAGACGCCAGAACAGGGCATGAACAATACCGGTTTAACAAATTGAACCTTTACCGATACTTTTTGAACGCCTGCCTATCATCTGCCGCCGGCCCTCACATCTACCTTTGAGTAATAATTTAATCTTATGGAAAAGATCATGAAAGGAGTGTTACCAAAAGGTACAGCGTCTACGCAAATGTCTGCATCGGAAAGTAATGACACCGGTGCTTATTTCAGCAGATATTTCCTGGCATTGGCCGATTATAATATCTGGGCAAATAACATAGCTATTGGATGGCTGCAACAAACAGATGATCAGCAATGGGAGCAATCTGTCAGCAGTAGTTTCGGCAGCATCCGGCAAACGGCGCTCCACATTGCCAGCGCAGAAAAGATCTGGATTGACTACTGGAAAAAAGAACCTGATCCGGTCTTTTTATCTGCTGTATTTACAGGCACAAAAAGTGAGCTGATAGATATCTGGAGAAAATCATCTGCCGGTTTGAAAGATTTTATTGAGGGATGTCCTGAAGAATACTATCTGCAGGAAGTTATTTTTAAATGGCCCCGCGGCGGAGAAGGCCGGATGGAGTTTGCGCAAACTGTAGGTCACGTCATGAACCATTCTACCTATCATCGCGGGCAATTGGTAAACATATTGCGCCAGGTCGGTTTTACACAGCTGGCTTCCACTGATCTGGCTACTTACTATCGTGTGATCAGTCAAAAATGATTGGAACATCGCTTAAAGAACTACCCTACGCAATCAGGTACACGAATAAAACCAGGGTGTATCCTACTTTTTGATACGCCCTGGTTATCTTATCCGTTTGCATTGGAAGATGAGCATTATCATATTCTTAATCCATTGCATTCCCTGCTCCCTTTGCTGATTCCTGTAACATTATTTATTGCGAAGCATCAGCCGGGGTACTGCAGCCATGTTTCATCCCATTTAAACACAGTTATGTCACATATTTAACAGATATTCCGCGAATCTGTCGACCTTGTTGCATAAAAAAGTCATGAGAACACTGATCTTTCTTCTCCTGCTACTGCCCCTTGCAATATCAGCCCAGACGGAGAAAAAACTCATTTCCTTCGGACAGCCGGACAGTATCTACTCTGCTGTACTGAAAGAGAAAAGGCCGCTTTGGATATATAGTCCCAATGTTGATACGGCATATTTCGAGAAGCCCTCCTACCCTGTCTTATATGTACTGGATGGAGATGACCATTTTGCATCACTGCAGACCGTCATACAGCAACTGAGCCTTAATGGCAATACTGCGCTGCCGCAAATGATCATTGTTGGCATCGTTAATACGAATGGTAATCGTATGCGGGATCTCACGCCTACTCCGGATCCGAAAATGCCCGGTTCTGGCGGAGGTGAACAGTTTACATCCTTCCTGGAAAAAGAACTGCTTCCCTACATTGACAGCAAGTATCCCACCGCCCCTTTCAAGATGCTTTCGGGGCACTCTCTGGGAGGATTAATGGTGGTGAATACACTCATACATCATCCTGATCTGTTTAATGCTTACATCGCTTCCGATCCGACCATATTCTGGAACGATAGCCGGATACTCTCAACCATGGATAGTTTGCTGGAACACCAGGACTTCAGCAACAAACGATTCTACCTGGCCATCGCACATACCATGAACCAGGCCCTGGACACCATTCAGGTCAGAAGAGACAATGCAATGGGCTCTATACATACAAGTGCCATCCTGCAACTGGCAGAGAAACTGAAAACGCACCCGGGCAATCATCTCAACTGGTCTTATAAGTATTATGACAATGACTATCATAATTCCATTCCCTTCATTGCCCAGTATGATGGCCTGCGATCTTTCTTCCGGCTGTATACGTTCCCTACATACCTTTACCCCGACAACTCCGACGCAGATTCCCTGCGAACGCTGATCACAGCGCATTATAAAGCACTCAGTAAAGATATGGGATACCCTGTTCGTCCCTATGAATGGGAGTTTAATCAGCTGGGCTATCACCATCTCTCCATGAAGAATTATGCAAAATCACAGCTGTTCTTCCAGCTCAATATTGAATACTTTCCAAAGAGTTATAACACCTACGACAGCATGGGCGACTACTACATGCAAACAGGCGATTCTGCAAAGGCAGTCAGTTACTGGAAGCAATCGCTTGCTGTCAAATTTGTGCCGCGTGTCCAGGAAAAGGTGCAGCATGTTGCATTATCTACTAGATAATTATGCTGTATAAAAAGATAGTGGGGCGATACTATTTTATAAAAAAACAGTAAATTAGGGTAGACCCATTATCCGCGGATAATACCATAGACCTGTATATGACCTGTAATCTAAACCCGTAAACTTCTTATAACCCATCAATTTCCAACAAGGGATAGCTGAAAACCTTCAGAAAAGAGTAGGCATTTATTTCCTCCTAAATGACCGTTTATGAAAAAGAAAGCCAAAAAGAAACTGAACATCAGTAAAATGAAAATTGCCAGACTGAGTGAAACAGCAGAAAAGAAAATGCAGGCTGCTACCATTCCGCCTAACACATTCTGGTGTACCACAACAGGATTGTAATACTACTGATATACCCGTACTATGCTAAAAGCCGGTTGGATCTGAATCCTACCGGGCTGCGCCAAGTGACTACAGGGTAATAACGATCAGCGAAAATCATGATTAAAGAGCATGTATCAAAAGAC from Chitinophaga filiformis carries:
- a CDS encoding DUF1963 domain-containing protein, yielding MQSTITDKCSLSFPSIYEHILTFGQSITAEHREGDKCLSYVSISMEELSFYDYYEGNDLTARFRESCLEERGTVEVIADRTLPVAGRKSDIRTAQSPEGIFYYFGLVPVSDEYGYIITADCTVASREFYEPLFEQIWQSLQYFDEPARTPAKGAATDITSPEYRVNTDNAENDGENIPAEGGEYWLIGPHTFTLNAESRAYISEGGGELYVRIEGQAPDYMDPQESDIINSYSGKRVYLEFYFRGIYQSGIPTGKFHFEQERNNTTLTYVWKGGFQYSQELTADVVLENGWLFIIGHFNKYPVKVAASLRIDNLSWEHYRFLSPEELRTADPGIVHRLSLTDPDPGILEALIHPLTRLQVLSIDFRDNKQAAGFKEVPRTIRRLTELKDLSLTGVIALDRLPDWLGDLKKLETIRLADSRVESIPPAIWQLPVLKKLYLGNNQLQSVHPTLAESLETLVLENNRLISVPEQVARLRYLNIENNPLQHLPAGVENIPQLNLELAKKMSLLDYSYKGADGRGTIPYDDSRFYARYDPALLQLLEDGIRAAGLDRFRDGLARYTRRSIALETTVEDTYTEKGNHRFGGLPDLPPGLSYPSFIDAYAQERGLQFIAQINCAAIAPLQDYLPRTGMLYFFVRDLQDQEEMGPEVLYYDGDISQLQSAKDLDIEPAFIYDDQGIYRPFRVKAGKYPDIPVMYNTRMRYPALADMEDMYEETEKLKNGFKASSVNPMHSMNSHVFKQHDTPEMEAANAKKGKPEEWMVLLRVGSDNNPGFQFWDAGEIYFVIHKSDLEKKDFSNVYCGLESS
- a CDS encoding DinB family protein, whose amino-acid sequence is MEKIMKGVLPKGTASTQMSASESNDTGAYFSRYFLALADYNIWANNIAIGWLQQTDDQQWEQSVSSSFGSIRQTALHIASAEKIWIDYWKKEPDPVFLSAVFTGTKSELIDIWRKSSAGLKDFIEGCPEEYYLQEVIFKWPRGGEGRMEFAQTVGHVMNHSTYHRGQLVNILRQVGFTQLASTDLATYYRVISQK
- a CDS encoding alpha/beta hydrolase-fold protein, whose amino-acid sequence is MRTLIFLLLLLPLAISAQTEKKLISFGQPDSIYSAVLKEKRPLWIYSPNVDTAYFEKPSYPVLYVLDGDDHFASLQTVIQQLSLNGNTALPQMIIVGIVNTNGNRMRDLTPTPDPKMPGSGGGEQFTSFLEKELLPYIDSKYPTAPFKMLSGHSLGGLMVVNTLIHHPDLFNAYIASDPTIFWNDSRILSTMDSLLEHQDFSNKRFYLAIAHTMNQALDTIQVRRDNAMGSIHTSAILQLAEKLKTHPGNHLNWSYKYYDNDYHNSIPFIAQYDGLRSFFRLYTFPTYLYPDNSDADSLRTLITAHYKALSKDMGYPVRPYEWEFNQLGYHHLSMKNYAKSQLFFQLNIEYFPKSYNTYDSMGDYYMQTGDSAKAVSYWKQSLAVKFVPRVQEKVQHVALSTR